A stretch of the Acidilobus sp. 7A genome encodes the following:
- a CDS encoding YbhB/YbcL family Raf kinase inhibitor-like protein, with protein MAKEYVIREGAQFQLASDAFSDGDIIPVKFTCDGEDVSPQLSWSGLPQGTRSLALIMYDPDAPAGTFIHWVIYNIPPTLSQLEEGVGSSGAREIPGVGTQGVNDFGDVGYGGPCPPRGHGPHKYYFALHALSSQLSLRSPATASALLNSMKGKVLGYSLLMGRYSRQ; from the coding sequence TTGGCGAAGGAATATGTGATACGTGAGGGAGCCCAGTTCCAGCTCGCAAGTGACGCCTTCAGCGACGGCGACATAATACCTGTTAAGTTCACGTGCGACGGCGAGGACGTAAGCCCTCAGCTGAGCTGGAGCGGCCTGCCCCAGGGCACCAGGAGCCTGGCCCTGATAATGTATGACCCCGACGCGCCGGCCGGCACCTTCATACATTGGGTTATCTACAACATACCACCGACGCTCTCACAGCTTGAGGAGGGCGTCGGATCAAGCGGCGCCAGGGAGATACCGGGCGTTGGCACCCAGGGTGTTAACGACTTCGGCGACGTCGGCTACGGTGGCCCGTGCCCTCCCAGGGGCCACGGGCCTCACAAATACTACTTCGCTCTTCACGCGCTCTCGTCCCAGCTCTCCCTCAGGTCGCCTGCGACGGCCTCAGCGCTCCTTAACTCCATGAAGGGCAAGGTGCTGGGCTATTCCCTACTGATGGGGAGGTACTCAAGGCAGTGA
- a CDS encoding Lrp/AsnC family transcriptional regulator — translation MSENSNDIDERALSVLRQYKDGMLQSELWKTLGISSREGSRLVLRLMRRGMIKREEVTVNGRRTYKLYAVEVGTPKFSISVDASSILDIPCAACPRINECGAGGFYDPSTCPLLEAWLRKESAKLKLQRAQSAS, via the coding sequence ATGTCGGAGAACAGCAATGACATCGACGAGAGGGCCCTGAGCGTACTTCGCCAGTATAAGGACGGCATGCTGCAGAGCGAGCTGTGGAAGACTCTTGGTATATCAAGTAGGGAGGGCTCAAGGCTCGTCCTCAGGCTCATGCGCAGAGGCATGATTAAGAGGGAGGAGGTCACAGTAAACGGCAGGAGGACCTACAAGCTCTACGCCGTCGAGGTCGGCACCCCGAAGTTCTCCATAAGCGTTGACGCCAGCAGTATCCTTGACATCCCGTGCGCGGCCTGCCCGCGCATCAACGAGTGTGGAGCCGGCGGCTTCTATGACCCATCCACGTGCCCCCTCCTTGAGGCCTGGCTGAGGAAGGAGAGCGCTAAGCTCAAGTTGCAGAGGGCCCAGAGCGCAAGCTAA
- a CDS encoding signal recognition particle subunit SRP19/SEC65 family protein, whose translation MPKDELEGKMVVWPTFIDCDRPRSMGRRVPLDVCVKSPSLQEIERAAAGLGLNPSIDQGASYPRLWYEVKGRVIVDKRMGRQETLRAIASAIKSFRQRS comes from the coding sequence ATGCCAAAGGATGAGCTTGAGGGCAAAATGGTTGTGTGGCCAACTTTTATAGACTGCGACAGGCCGAGGTCTATGGGGAGGAGGGTCCCCCTGGACGTCTGCGTTAAGTCGCCCAGCCTGCAGGAAATAGAGAGGGCTGCCGCAGGGCTGGGCCTCAACCCGTCCATTGACCAGGGCGCCAGCTACCCTAGGCTCTGGTACGAGGTTAAGGGCCGTGTTATAGTTGACAAGAGGATGGGGAGGCAAGAGACCCTGAGGGCTATAGCCTCAGCGATAAAATCCTTCAGGCAGCGCAGCTGA
- a CDS encoding TIGR04053 family radical SAM/SPASM domain-containing protein codes for MPRWPFEEKPLLVFWETTKACPLACIHCRAEAITRPMPGELSHAEGLELVRQVAEFGRPYPVLVLSGGDPLSREDIWELIDEAHSLGVPVAMAPSPSKVLLDNIDNIAGGKVSAVSISIDHPSPEVHDRVRRYSGSWEAGVTAIRELLRRNVKVQVNTAVMRSTVDGLPGMVRLIKDLGVGVWEVFYLVPVGRARSEEDLTPAEWEDVSAFLFEASRYGITVRTSEGPMFRRVSLLLSYAMAKGLEPSKLVKVGALYSRLVGDLKDLLGEPGREAKFETSGTRDGKGVIFISHDGMVYPSGFLPVPVGSVRRDRLVNIYRRSRLLVDVREAKFKGRCGACEFKDICGGSRARAFAYSGDPLGEDPACPYVPGSLGDAVKEVTASWMG; via the coding sequence TTGCCCAGGTGGCCGTTTGAGGAGAAGCCGCTGCTGGTGTTCTGGGAGACAACGAAGGCCTGTCCCCTGGCCTGCATACACTGTAGGGCCGAGGCCATTACAAGGCCAATGCCAGGGGAGCTGAGCCACGCCGAGGGTCTTGAGCTTGTGAGGCAGGTAGCGGAGTTCGGTAGGCCCTACCCCGTGCTCGTGCTAAGCGGCGGCGACCCGCTGTCAAGGGAGGACATATGGGAGCTTATAGATGAGGCCCACTCCCTCGGCGTCCCCGTAGCCATGGCTCCAAGCCCTTCGAAGGTCCTGCTTGATAACATTGATAACATAGCGGGCGGCAAGGTCTCAGCGGTCTCAATAAGCATAGACCACCCGAGCCCTGAGGTCCACGACAGGGTGAGGAGGTACAGCGGCTCCTGGGAGGCCGGGGTCACGGCCATAAGGGAGCTGCTGAGAAGGAACGTCAAGGTCCAGGTCAACACGGCTGTGATGAGGTCAACCGTTGACGGCCTCCCAGGCATGGTGAGGCTCATAAAGGACCTTGGGGTTGGGGTCTGGGAGGTCTTCTACCTTGTGCCAGTTGGAAGGGCCCGCAGCGAGGAGGACCTGACGCCGGCCGAGTGGGAGGACGTCAGCGCCTTCCTCTTCGAGGCCAGCAGGTACGGCATAACCGTCAGGACCTCCGAGGGTCCCATGTTCAGGAGGGTCTCGCTGCTGCTCAGCTACGCCATGGCCAAGGGCCTTGAGCCCTCCAAGTTAGTCAAGGTAGGGGCCCTCTACTCGAGGCTTGTAGGCGACCTGAAGGACCTGCTGGGCGAGCCGGGCAGGGAGGCCAAGTTTGAGACCTCAGGCACCAGGGACGGGAAGGGCGTCATATTCATATCACACGACGGCATGGTCTACCCGAGCGGCTTCCTGCCGGTGCCGGTGGGCAGCGTCAGGAGGGACAGGCTGGTCAACATATACAGAAGGTCAAGGCTCCTCGTAGACGTAAGGGAGGCAAAGTTCAAGGGCAGGTGCGGCGCCTGCGAGTTTAAGGACATATGCGGCGGCAGCAGGGCCAGGGCCTTCGCCTACAGCGGTGACCCTCTTGGGGAGGACCCGGCCTGCCCCTACGTGCCCGGAAGCCTTGGCGACGCAGTTAAGGAGGTGACGGCCTCTTGGATGGGCTGA
- a CDS encoding Lrp/AsnC family transcriptional regulator: protein MDGLSDLQVRAFMELQYNFPVTAIDPYAHAASSLGISEEDLLAELRRLKSAGVLKRVGFYFNFRSQGKDAALVAISTDDVESVAKATRADPLVTHSYLRDDPEYNVWIVIKRDSLDEIVKAAEELSRLSGARRYVILTSVRTYKLSVKYDLIKGVSRAGPYAIVPPSAPRPEALGIPRTLPEALRSLPLEPSPYSAASRVSGLGVEEIVKAIPKLLQVGVLLDPGAAIDGELVGFRENGMVVMEPSGAPEELCEAAARSEYSTHVVLRSSMPEGAWRYPCYSMVHARSRDLVEEVAKTIARDAGAKTYRVIYSLRDLKPGAAR, encoded by the coding sequence TTGGATGGGCTGAGCGACCTCCAGGTAAGGGCCTTCATGGAGCTTCAGTACAACTTCCCGGTGACTGCTATTGACCCCTACGCCCACGCGGCCTCATCCCTGGGCATCAGCGAGGAGGACCTCCTGGCTGAGCTGAGGCGGCTCAAGTCCGCGGGCGTCCTGAAGAGGGTTGGCTTCTACTTCAACTTCAGGTCGCAGGGCAAGGACGCGGCCCTTGTAGCTATAAGCACTGATGACGTAGAGTCCGTAGCAAAGGCCACGCGGGCTGACCCCCTTGTGACTCACTCATACCTAAGGGATGACCCGGAGTACAACGTCTGGATAGTTATAAAGCGCGACAGCCTTGACGAGATAGTCAAGGCAGCCGAGGAGCTGTCAAGGCTGAGTGGGGCCAGGAGGTACGTGATCCTGACCTCTGTGAGGACCTACAAGCTCAGCGTCAAGTACGACCTTATCAAAGGCGTCTCAAGGGCTGGTCCCTACGCCATCGTTCCCCCGAGCGCCCCAAGGCCCGAGGCCCTTGGCATACCGAGGACCCTGCCGGAGGCCCTTAGGTCGCTGCCGCTTGAGCCCTCGCCGTACTCCGCGGCCTCAAGGGTCAGCGGCCTCGGAGTTGAGGAGATCGTTAAGGCGATACCTAAGCTCCTTCAGGTTGGCGTCCTCCTGGACCCAGGGGCGGCGATAGACGGCGAGCTCGTCGGCTTTAGGGAGAACGGCATGGTGGTCATGGAGCCCTCAGGGGCCCCTGAGGAGCTCTGTGAGGCCGCGGCCAGGAGCGAGTACTCAACGCACGTGGTGCTGAGGTCCTCGATGCCTGAGGGGGCCTGGAGGTACCCGTGCTACTCCATGGTGCACGCCAGGAGCAGAGACCTCGTGGAGGAGGTGGCTAAGACTATAGCTAGGGACGCCGGGGCTAAGACGTACAGGGTTATCTACAGCCTGAGGGACCTGAAGCCGGGTGCAGCAAGATGA
- a CDS encoding radical SAM protein, with translation MIPVSVMVTGRGTVSTKIKGHYSKGSPSRFSEELRPVVFWNVTYACNLRCEHCYIDAGPGPREGELSRGRLLEVAEEMAELGLPLVIFSGGEPLLKPEFWDIAKLLAERGRPKMALSSNGTLITRSVARKLKELNFSYVGVSLDSLRPEAHDKFRGVQGAFDMTVKGIRNAVAEGVDVGIRTTVTRWNYLEAPNMVDLAASLGASRVSYYLLDSVGRARNITSELPTPSQVKEFVDRAVGKAREYSGRVEIELVRSNFAGIYIADALSKSGEEFQEYLHMISAQGDCGRKTISIYPDGTVRPCQFIDQYVIGDLRGQSLREILSYNNPELVKFIRLYENLRGPKCSSCPFKLICGGGSRGRAEAATGDFWGDDPLCFINPKEVASRWGLA, from the coding sequence ATGATACCGGTCAGCGTCATGGTGACAGGCAGGGGAACGGTCTCAACAAAGATAAAGGGCCACTACAGCAAGGGCTCGCCCTCAAGGTTCAGCGAGGAGCTGAGGCCAGTTGTCTTCTGGAACGTAACGTATGCCTGCAACCTGAGGTGTGAGCACTGCTACATAGACGCAGGCCCAGGGCCGAGGGAGGGCGAGCTCAGCAGGGGGAGGCTGCTGGAGGTCGCGGAGGAGATGGCAGAGCTCGGGCTCCCCCTCGTCATATTCAGCGGAGGGGAGCCGCTGCTCAAGCCGGAGTTCTGGGATATCGCCAAGCTACTTGCAGAGAGGGGGAGACCTAAGATGGCCCTGAGCTCAAACGGCACCCTCATAACTAGGAGCGTGGCCAGGAAGCTCAAGGAGCTCAACTTCAGCTACGTGGGCGTCTCCCTCGACAGCCTGAGGCCTGAGGCCCACGACAAGTTCAGGGGGGTCCAGGGGGCCTTTGACATGACAGTGAAGGGCATCAGGAACGCAGTCGCCGAGGGTGTAGACGTCGGCATAAGGACAACGGTTACCAGGTGGAACTACCTGGAGGCCCCTAACATGGTTGACCTGGCGGCCAGCCTCGGGGCCAGCAGGGTCAGCTACTACCTGCTGGACTCTGTAGGAAGGGCCAGGAACATAACCTCTGAGCTCCCGACGCCGTCACAGGTCAAGGAGTTCGTTGACAGGGCTGTTGGGAAAGCCAGGGAGTACAGCGGCAGGGTCGAGATAGAGCTCGTTAGGTCAAACTTCGCGGGCATCTACATAGCTGACGCTCTCTCGAAGAGCGGCGAGGAGTTCCAGGAGTACCTGCACATGATAAGCGCCCAGGGGGACTGCGGGAGGAAGACGATAAGCATATACCCTGACGGCACTGTCAGGCCGTGCCAGTTCATAGACCAGTACGTCATAGGGGACCTGAGGGGGCAGAGCCTGAGGGAGATACTGAGCTACAACAACCCTGAGCTTGTTAAGTTCATAAGGCTCTACGAGAACCTGAGGGGGCCCAAGTGCAGCTCATGCCCCTTCAAGCTCATATGCGGCGGTGGGAGCAGGGGCAGGGCAGAGGCGGCCACAGGTGACTTCTGGGGCGACGACCCGCTCTGCTTCATTAACCCCAAAGAAGTAGCCTCCAGGTGGGGGCTGGCTTGA
- a CDS encoding bifunctional precorrin-2 dehydrogenase/sirohydrochlorin ferrochelatase, with product MTFIPLFIDVRGLKVTVFGGGSVGTRRALEFSSAGAKVVVVASQFSHELEAAARAGHVELVRESLSPGSDVDRFIRGSFLVVIATSDSSLNSYLASRARELGVLVNNATEALEGNAVYPFTAEPIEGLKVAVTTLGLSGVAARRARDRIAECLGSDRYLALLLSVMAKFKVMLKESVSDPKVRVPLYFKVAEDQLFNRLIEQGDEEGALRRALEIARADAGGTSAGSAAGRS from the coding sequence TTGACATTCATACCCCTCTTCATAGACGTCAGGGGGCTAAAGGTAACCGTGTTTGGCGGGGGCTCCGTGGGCACCAGGAGGGCCCTCGAGTTCTCCTCAGCCGGAGCCAAGGTCGTTGTGGTGGCCTCCCAGTTCTCCCACGAGCTTGAGGCAGCGGCCAGGGCTGGCCATGTGGAGCTCGTTAGGGAGAGCCTAAGCCCGGGCAGCGACGTTGACAGGTTCATAAGGGGCTCATTCCTGGTGGTGATAGCGACCTCCGACAGCTCTCTCAACTCGTACCTGGCCTCAAGGGCCAGGGAGCTCGGGGTTCTTGTAAACAACGCCACCGAGGCGTTGGAGGGCAACGCGGTCTACCCGTTCACGGCGGAGCCCATAGAGGGCCTCAAGGTTGCCGTCACGACGCTGGGCCTCTCTGGGGTAGCCGCAAGGAGGGCCAGGGACAGGATAGCTGAGTGCCTGGGCTCTGACAGGTACCTGGCCTTGCTCCTCTCTGTCATGGCTAAATTTAAGGTTATGCTCAAGGAGAGCGTGAGCGACCCCAAGGTCAGGGTGCCGCTGTACTTCAAGGTCGCCGAGGACCAGCTGTTTAACCGGCTCATAGAGCAGGGCGACGAGGAGGGGGCCCTGAGGAGGGCCCTTGAGATAGCTAGGGCAGACGCAGGAGGCACCAGCGCGGGCAGCGCCGCTGGACGTTCATGA
- a CDS encoding arginine deiminase family protein — protein MTSEVGRLREVLMHVPGQEVTLVNESNYRRYLFRAPMSLEEARREVEELIDVYRREGVVVRTVDGLEDKPNAMYARDPFLMTPGGAIISSFMYDVRRGEEQAFMEVMKGLGYPIVKVMGNEEVFEGGNAMLLSPSVAMAGVGERTSRAGLEAFSKVVKSMGVSEVIEVQVPMNVIHIDEYVAQVDVKTIVAVRQMFPWEAMDRLRRLGFNVVPVEYSQLPGGVSARLCLNMVAVRPGRVVMGSGCNAVRKLLEGEGMDVIEVNVDEVLKGGGGVHCLTGVLRREPVKEN, from the coding sequence GTGACCTCAGAGGTGGGCAGGTTAAGGGAGGTCCTCATGCACGTGCCGGGGCAGGAGGTCACGTTGGTGAACGAGAGCAACTACCGCCGTTACCTCTTCCGCGCCCCCATGAGCTTGGAGGAGGCCAGGAGGGAGGTGGAGGAGCTCATAGATGTCTACAGGCGCGAGGGGGTAGTCGTCAGGACGGTCGATGGCCTTGAGGACAAGCCGAACGCCATGTACGCCCGTGACCCCTTCCTAATGACACCAGGGGGCGCAATAATATCAAGTTTCATGTATGACGTTAGGAGGGGTGAGGAACAGGCCTTCATGGAGGTCATGAAGGGGCTTGGGTACCCCATAGTCAAGGTTATGGGCAATGAGGAGGTCTTTGAGGGGGGCAACGCTATGTTGCTGTCGCCTAGCGTAGCCATGGCTGGCGTGGGCGAGAGGACCAGCAGGGCCGGGCTTGAGGCGTTCTCTAAGGTCGTGAAGTCAATGGGCGTCAGCGAGGTCATCGAGGTCCAGGTGCCTATGAACGTGATACACATAGATGAGTACGTGGCGCAGGTTGACGTTAAGACGATAGTTGCCGTGAGGCAGATGTTCCCCTGGGAGGCCATGGACAGGCTCCGCAGGCTCGGGTTTAACGTGGTGCCCGTTGAGTACTCCCAGCTGCCCGGAGGGGTCAGCGCCAGGCTCTGCCTGAACATGGTCGCCGTAAGGCCTGGCAGGGTTGTCATGGGCTCTGGGTGCAACGCCGTAAGGAAGCTCCTGGAGGGTGAGGGGATGGACGTTATAGAGGTTAACGTGGACGAGGTCCTCAAGGGGGGCGGCGGTGTCCACTGCCTTACAGGGGTCCTTCGCCGCGAGCCGGTAAAGGAGAACTAA
- the udp gene encoding uridine phosphorylase: protein MEERMSSASRPFDSQGRAYHIGLRRGDVPRYVLMPGDVERASRIASSWDRSWQLAQRREYLSYRGVYRGVDMAVVSTGIGGPATAIAVEELLELGADTMLRVGSTGAIQEDINVGDIIITTAAVRMDGTSYQYAPAGYPASASYEVVMALIEAAEELGVTYHVGVTASTDSFYVGQGRPGHGGYIPSWAKNLMADLRQMRVLNFEMESATLLTLANIYGFRAGAVHAVYAQRVKDEFVAHAGEDELIKVADEAVRILHEWDEVKGRAGKRLYYPSLARA from the coding sequence TTGGAGGAGCGCATGTCGTCGGCCTCGAGGCCCTTCGACTCGCAGGGCAGGGCCTACCACATAGGCCTTAGGAGAGGTGACGTCCCAAGGTACGTCCTCATGCCGGGGGATGTGGAGAGGGCCTCGCGCATAGCCTCCTCCTGGGACAGGAGCTGGCAGCTGGCGCAGAGGAGGGAGTACCTGAGCTACAGGGGCGTCTACAGGGGCGTTGACATGGCCGTGGTTTCAACAGGCATAGGGGGGCCGGCCACCGCAATAGCTGTTGAGGAGCTCCTGGAGCTTGGGGCGGACACTATGTTAAGGGTTGGCAGCACGGGCGCCATTCAGGAAGACATAAACGTTGGCGACATAATCATAACTACTGCAGCTGTCAGGATGGACGGCACCAGCTACCAGTACGCCCCAGCGGGCTACCCGGCGTCAGCGAGCTATGAGGTCGTGATGGCCCTTATAGAGGCGGCCGAGGAGCTTGGGGTAACATATCACGTCGGCGTCACGGCCTCGACCGACAGCTTCTACGTCGGCCAGGGCAGGCCAGGCCATGGGGGCTACATACCGAGCTGGGCCAAGAACTTAATGGCCGACCTGAGGCAGATGAGGGTCCTTAACTTTGAGATGGAGAGCGCCACGTTGCTCACTTTGGCCAACATCTACGGCTTCAGGGCCGGTGCTGTGCACGCCGTCTATGCCCAGAGGGTTAAGGACGAGTTCGTGGCCCACGCTGGCGAGGATGAGCTGATAAAGGTAGCTGACGAGGCCGTCAGAATCCTTCATGAGTGGGACGAGGTGAAGGGAAGGGCTGGGAAGAGGCTCTACTACCCATCCCTCGCGAGGGCATGA
- a CDS encoding carbon-nitrogen hydrolase family protein yields the protein MPLRITVLHTRIRLGARRTNTKHILELASKALSERQVDVLVLPAYPITGPIVGYYADQKVPSILKGFAERISESEMQLSPTLSIVSKVSEEYGVYVIAGPLVERAGPRLYLTTIVVGPNGRLIGKYRKVALTKKERESGLTPGKDVLVFDIARSNLRVGVYIDEDINYPEVLRSLSYRGADVVIGTMLPFQSGFIRMRSEQGNGILTLDNEQVAELLDVRTRENNFSAILVGGAVEGSNGLGYVAFMPTMIAEPESGVIKDRVRLFDDLDIPVYVEVDRSASKESRDFLLPLLRSLCRPSGEKGGAGEEEEF from the coding sequence ATGCCGCTGAGGATAACCGTACTCCACACCCGCATAAGACTTGGCGCTAGGAGGACCAACACAAAGCATATACTTGAGCTCGCGTCGAAGGCGCTGTCGGAGCGCCAGGTCGACGTCCTCGTGCTGCCGGCCTACCCCATAACCGGGCCTATAGTGGGCTACTACGCCGACCAGAAGGTCCCCTCCATACTCAAGGGGTTTGCCGAGAGGATCTCGGAGTCAGAGATGCAGCTGAGCCCGACGCTCTCCATAGTCTCAAAGGTCAGTGAGGAGTACGGCGTCTACGTTATAGCTGGCCCCCTGGTGGAGAGGGCGGGCCCAAGGCTTTACCTTACAACAATAGTGGTTGGGCCCAACGGGAGGCTCATAGGCAAGTACAGGAAGGTGGCCCTCACTAAGAAGGAAAGGGAGAGTGGCCTGACCCCCGGGAAGGATGTTCTAGTCTTCGACATCGCGCGCTCTAACCTGAGGGTTGGGGTCTACATAGACGAGGACATAAATTACCCAGAGGTCCTGAGGTCGCTCTCCTACAGGGGGGCGGACGTAGTCATAGGAACCATGCTGCCCTTCCAGTCAGGCTTCATAAGGATGAGGTCTGAGCAGGGCAACGGGATACTCACGCTTGACAACGAGCAGGTGGCGGAGCTCCTTGACGTCAGGACGCGCGAGAACAACTTCTCCGCCATACTGGTGGGCGGTGCAGTCGAGGGGTCCAACGGGCTTGGCTACGTGGCCTTCATGCCGACCATGATAGCTGAGCCCGAGAGCGGTGTCATAAAGGATAGGGTCAGGCTCTTTGATGACCTTGACATACCGGTCTACGTCGAGGTGGATAGGTCTGCGTCTAAGGAGAGCAGGGACTTCCTCCTCCCCCTTCTGAGGTCCCTCTGCAGGCCTAGTGGTGAGAAGGGGGGCGCGGGCGAGGAGGAAGAATTTTAG
- the gyaR gene encoding glyoxylate reductase has product MELSLFVTREVPFPAFDQLKAMFQRVDVWKEYRPPTKEELIANAKGHQALVTMLEDKVTCDVIEALSPELRIIAQYAVGYDNIDLECATRHGVYVTNTPEVLTDATADLTWALILAVTRRVVEADRFVRDGSWKRSGTAWHPTMMLGYDLKGKVLGILGAGRIGSAVAKRALGFDMKIIYYNRHRVPEVEALGARYVDLETLFRESDILTIHTPLTPETQNLVNESRLRLMKRTAFIINTARGKIIDLDALYKALKEGWIAGAGLDVYPSEPLDPSHPITKLSNVVLAPHIGSATIETRARMAEIVYRNLEAFYRRQRPPTLVNEGVLRVRPPGF; this is encoded by the coding sequence GTGGAGCTGAGCCTCTTCGTCACGAGGGAGGTCCCGTTCCCAGCGTTTGACCAGCTCAAGGCCATGTTCCAGAGGGTTGATGTCTGGAAGGAGTACAGGCCGCCCACCAAGGAGGAGCTCATAGCTAATGCCAAGGGGCACCAGGCGCTTGTTACCATGCTTGAGGATAAGGTGACGTGCGACGTGATAGAGGCACTGAGCCCTGAGCTCAGGATAATAGCTCAGTACGCAGTTGGCTATGATAACATAGACCTTGAGTGCGCCACGAGGCATGGCGTCTACGTGACCAACACCCCAGAGGTGCTGACTGACGCCACTGCGGACCTCACGTGGGCCCTGATACTGGCCGTGACGAGGAGGGTTGTTGAGGCAGATAGGTTCGTGAGGGACGGTAGCTGGAAGCGCTCAGGGACCGCCTGGCACCCAACCATGATGCTGGGCTACGACCTCAAGGGCAAGGTCCTGGGCATACTCGGCGCCGGCAGGATAGGCAGTGCGGTGGCCAAGAGGGCCCTCGGCTTCGACATGAAGATAATATACTATAACAGACATAGGGTGCCAGAGGTGGAGGCCCTGGGAGCCAGGTACGTCGACCTTGAGACCCTGTTCAGGGAGAGCGACATACTTACGATACACACGCCCCTGACCCCTGAAACCCAGAACCTGGTTAACGAGTCCAGGCTGAGGCTTATGAAGAGGACGGCCTTCATTATAAACACCGCCAGGGGCAAGATAATTGACCTCGACGCCCTCTACAAGGCCCTGAAGGAGGGCTGGATAGCCGGGGCCGGGCTTGACGTGTACCCAAGCGAGCCCTTGGACCCCTCCCATCCCATTACAAAGCTTAGCAACGTGGTTCTTGCCCCTCACATAGGCAGCGCTACCATAGAGACCAGGGCCAGGATGGCAGAGATCGTCTATAGGAACCTGGAGGCATTCTACAGGCGGCAGAGGCCGCCGACCCTTGTTAACGAGGGTGTCCTGAGGGTCAGGCCACCAGGCTTCTGA